In Crassostrea angulata isolate pt1a10 chromosome 6, ASM2561291v2, whole genome shotgun sequence, a genomic segment contains:
- the LOC128190556 gene encoding cerebellin-1-like: protein MFITSVALLLAMDWGLCEKVSPKPGLKLFREDYKSVEETCLAVGFVRNNCRNETHKVAFDVRLKNHKRNLATKAKVIFETVDLNEGLGYDASSGVFTAPSGGLYVFDWTVMAWQKQFARTSLVVNDQEKSWNFCFGSSTDLWLPCSKMTIVRLKQGDKAWIGVNAAQAHMHEKHTSFSGYKL, encoded by the exons ATGTTTATCACATCTGTCGCACTTTTACTGGCAATGGATTGGGGATTATGTGAGAAAGTTTCCCCAAAACCAGGTCTGAAATTATTCAGAGAGGATTATAAAAGCGTTGAAGAAACATGTCTCGCTGTTGGATTTGTGAGGAATAACTGTAGAAATGAGACAC ATAAGGTTGCTTTTGACGTTCGGTTAAAGAACCATAAAAGAAATCTCGCCACCAAAGCAAAGGTTATATTCGAAACAGTTGATCTTAACGAAGGTCTCGGATATGATGCCTCTTCCGGAGTTTTCACGGCCCCCAGCGGCGGGTTGTACGTGTTCGACTGGACAGTTATGGCATGGCAGAAACAATTTGCCCGCACATCACTTGTTGTTAATGACCAGGAAAAGTCATGGAATTTCTGTTTTGGTAGTTCCACAGATTTGTGGCTTCCATGTAGCAAAATGACGATAGTTAGACTAAAACAAGGGGATAAGGCTTGGATTGGAGTTAATGCTGCGCAAGCTCATATGCATGAAAAACATACGTCTTTCTCTGGATATAAACTGTAA
- the LOC128187544 gene encoding uncharacterized protein LOC128187544: MESPTLQELTEHGRKMELKGTDLQKFIIDQQTHYRELRAAERSKEKEEREYQLKREELDLERMKLAEAKGIAEAESKYKETLLKLEQQLQETKADISSNASAKVPKMPFFEETKDDIDSYLRRFERYATAQKRSGETWAVNLSALLRGRALVVYSLLPQERALDYATLKAALLKRFEKTEDGFRQHFRRCRPERGETFTQFSVRLASYLDRWIEIGKVNKTFQGLYDLVLRDQFLSVCNKDLILFLKERIPNNIQDMCALADQYKEARCANIQTLVNSSRKDTSVDSQNSSQSRPQVQRDQKGTAGNPKDQPPKPRMDITCYKCKKPGHFSYQCSKGRNSVGMAVDGKGSSDYSNPGKCAAFYSNYYLIRIRSKQF; the protein is encoded by the coding sequence ATGGAGTCGCCAACACTACAGGAGCTAACAGAACACGGGAGAAAGATGGAGTTGAAGGGGACAGACCTTCAGAAATTCATCATAGATCAGCAGACTCATTATCGGGAGTTGAGAGCAGCAGAGAGATCTAAGGAGAAAGAGGAGAGAGAGTATCAGCTGAAGAGAGAAGAACTGGATTTGGAGAGGATGAAGTTAGCGGAAGCTAAAGGTATTGCTGAAGCTGAAAGTAAGTACAAAGAGACGTTACTTAAGCTTGAACAACAGTTACAAGAAACTAAAGCTGATATTTCTAGTAATGCTTCTGCTAAAGTGCCTAAAATGCCTTTCTTTGAAGAAACAAAAGATGATATTGATTCATATTTACGTCGTTTTGAGCGTTATGCTACAGCACAGAAGCGGAGCGGCGAAACGTGGGCGGTAAACCTTAGTGCGTTGCTACGGGGAAGAGCGTTGGTCGTATACTCTCTTCTGCCACAAGAGAGGGCCCTAGACTATGCAACCCTGAAGGCAGCTCTGTTGAAACGTTTCGAGAAAACCGAGGATGGGTTTAGACAGCATTTTCGCAGATGTCGCCCAGAGAGAGGTGAGACGTTTACCCAGTTTTCTGTTCGATTAGCGAGCTATCTCGACAGATGGATAGAAATTGGGAAAGTGAACAAGACTTTTCAAGGACTATATGACTTAGTACTTCGTGATCAATTTCTATCAGTATGCAACAAAGACTTAATTTTGTTTCTTAAAGAACGCATTCCCAATAATATTCAAGATATGTGTGCTTTGGCTGATCAATATAAGGAGGCAAGATGTGCTAACATTCAAACATTAGTCAATTCTAGCAGAAAGGACACATCAGTTGATTCTCAGAATTCGAGCCAATCCAGACCTCAGGTTCAGCGAGATCAGAAGGGAACTGCAGGGAACCCCAAAGATCAACCACCCAAACCAAGGATGGATATTACGTGCTACAAGTGTAAAAAACCAGGCCACTTCTCATATCAGTGTTCAAAGGGACGGAATTCTGTTGGGATGGCAGTCGACGGGAAAGGATCTTCGGATTACAGTAATCCAGGCAAGTGCGCTGCATTTTACAGTAACTACTACCTCATCCGTATCCGCAGCAAACAATTTTAG